A region from the Myripristis murdjan chromosome 23, fMyrMur1.1, whole genome shotgun sequence genome encodes:
- the lrmp gene encoding inositol 1,4,5-triphosphate receptor associated 2 isoform X2 → MDYCTPQSTRRHNPVDSICRKLQTIQWRGDREPNSPFQIPKLSSSNYDSPQCDLRHNLEDILKKRAVHGEKGDREREQGRGKGMLASTASSRNSLGPSVPPSTPSCPFTPASNPTNVTYTITSTLGERRGAGCGSSSGPGQAKTWQKYCSTPSSQAKDSPYFTFTQKAPCTQPESERQSTSPPLRRSDSQGHSMLSYNLNFCSADLENTMECELPYPALVVKRLSMGDGGSTLASDSRRENMAEVSLICEEDLLDTIFHACDTQRRGKVYVSRIVDYLRHTTSRSSEDSGLEELCNMLDPEHKDVSIDLDTYHAIMKEWIDDCRNNGEEPVDEPTQDPVKLRDSLSAKRSMLLNMTSGSLEAFGGEASRAEFETSELVYCVADLQMSNQKLQEEVRKLKQVVEGMEESNQKLAEENEELRNQARVNQQLVQKEKLLKEEVEEMKATLSYTEEGRTRASAHSKHMERENQSLIAKIASLQEENFKITMETEELQRRMVELCDMNTDLQVQIHSFDAVLNEKEAVIREKSKQITELKKAVEEYSSITELLRSDKSKLENQMQMMHPEVTGTGLSLSVAYRLNQTSSGSLQTELALAQSPMETLHTVDHLSSTMTFASPLDETLDREVLLLLQGPSPEHMALEFRSLLSKLKRDFREETVSVLSSVRSLLDNDGQPEGSADSSLQTVQAELDARRADWAVSLDQLAQYADSLEKELIKMASNMRRSRTEILHLSVRVQEQENQKRQLCEELEQLRTPQDSREASCQTPEPEQEPGEDLDWDEEFALQDFLKSEIAERNYRVQDGRTDTRHEEKTDGLTERGDEEEGEERWTVVDTGGEGEVRDTSTPLSVLSAEAQARQNAVGQGQDSAACPDSELEVSCQPLQEEAKVPLNTHSQAVSTGHQETDALPDPAHSENNNAEIVEASQSLSGGSSHHDLSTSPEQNCTVTPEKSPPRAAETAPACNASPGPDETITQSGSPQPTSDDRRGGGGGGGGEKREEADSTTGNMNFTKSLSQDQLADRTGAEDSTSLLPVLVEEEEGVQDTTEAPAVAISMAGTDRLAGSGATPLSDGNSPQSVTGPTVPRTGQSRSGVEGAASDTSQSDDSTAGGQVASGARKDSLSLRSKNKRELELSRSMEAIEEHKVQEDLSETSMTTEKETETSVISDTSDSYREDSNSLSPTDKEIETEFQRLSLGFKCDMFTLEKRLRLEERSRDLAEENVRREVSSCQGLLQALIPLCEDDNQSMEIIQRLQKNLDILIQSMTRVSSRSEMLGAIHQESRIGKAVEVMIQHVENLRRMYTKEHAELLELREALMQNERSFGSQTERDDFRGKKPSSSQYYKTSARRVSIAAIPRSSGGNTIFDMSKTQDTSDAETERLTRRSPCPSPASSPTVSDPVMTPSLSQSLTSSRAAAAAAVARGGRGLWLWLAMVVVLAGLLALLASLVMQPAVDAAPVGTGDSWMTIQQLLWPYTGLRHNGQPPV, encoded by the exons ATGGACTACTGCACCCCCCAGTCAACACGTCGCCACAACCCCGTGGATAGTATCTGCCGCAAACTGCAGACCATCCAGTGGCGCGGTGACCGAGAGCCCAACTCGCCCTTCCAGATCCCCAAGCTCTCATCCAGCAACTACGACAGCCCCCAGTGCGACCTGAGGCACAACCTGGAAGACATCCTGAAGAAACGGGCCGTCCACGGAGAAAAGggggacagggagagggagcagggcCGAGGGAAGGGGATGCTGGCCTCCACGGCTTCCTCAAGAAACAGCCTGGGTCCCTCCGTCCCTCCGTCCACGCCTTCCTGCCCCTTCACTCCGGCGTCCAACCCCACCAATGTCACGTACACCATCACCAGCACCctgggggagaggagaggtgctggttgtggcagcagcagtggcccAGGACAGGCAAAGACATGGCAGAAGTACTGCTCGACCCCATCCAGCCAAGCTAAAGACTCTCCTTACTTTACGTTCACGCAGAAAGCGCCATGCACACAGCCTGAAAGCGAGAGGCAAAGCACGAGTCCGCCGCTGCGTCGCTCAGACTCCCAGGGCCACAGCATGCTCTCCTACAACCTCAACTTCTGCTCGGCCGACTTGGAGAACACAATGGAGTGTGAGCTGCCCTACCCGGCTCTGGTTGTCAAAAGGCTGTCCATGGGAGATGGAG gaTCCACATTGGCTTCTGACTCCAGGAGGGAGAATATGGCAGAAGTGAGTTTGATCTGTGAGGAGGATCTACTCGACACCATCTTCCACGCCTGCGACACCCAGCGCAGAG GTAAGGTGTACGTTTCTCGCATTGTGGACTACCTGCGCCACACCACCAGCCGCAGCTCCGAGGACAGCGGGCTGGAGGAGCTGTGCAACATGTTGGACCCAGAGCACAAAGACGTCTCCATCGACCTGGACACGTACCATGCCATCATGAAGGAGTGGATCGACGACTGCCGCAACAACGG TGAAGAGCCAGTGGACGAGCCAACTCAGGACCCAGTTAAACTCCGAGACAGCCTGTCCg cTAAAAGATCCATGCTGCTCAACATGACCTCAGGAAGTCTGGAAGCCTTTGGAGGAGAGGCGTCCAGAGCGGAGTT CGAGACGTCAGAGCTGGTGTACTGCGTGGCCGACCTCCAGATGAGCAACCagaagctgcaggaggaggtgaggaagctGAAGCAGGTGGTGGAGGGCATGGAGGAGAGCAACCAGAAGCTGGCTGAGGAGAACGAGGAGCTCCGCAACCAGGCCAGGGT AAACCAGCAGCTGGTGCAGAAGGAGAAGCTgctgaaggaggaggtggaggagatgaaggcGACTCTGAGCTACACGGAGGAGGGCAGGACTCGTGCCTCGGCGCACAGCAAACACATG GAAAGAGAGAACCAGAGTCTCATTGCCAAGATTGCTTCTCTTCAGGAAGAG AACTTCAAAATCACCATGGAGACGGAGGAGCTTCAGAGGAGGATGGTGGAGCTGTGTGACATGAACACTGACCTTCAG GTTCAGATCCACTCCTTTGATGCTGTCTTGAATGAAAAGGAAGCCGTCATACGAGAG AAGAGCAAACAGATCACAGAGCTGAAGAAAGCAGTGGAGGAATACTCCTCCATCACAGAG CTCCTGAGATCAGACAAGAGCAAACTGGAGAACCAGATGCAGATGATGCACCCAGAAGTTACTGG GACCGGTCTGTCCCTGTCGGTGGCCTACAGACTGAACCAGACCAGCTCAGGATCCCTGCAGACAGAACTGGCTCTGGCACAGTCGCCAATGGAG ACGCTCCACACCGTTGATCATTTGTCCTCCACGATGACCTTCGCCTCCCCACTGGATGAGACTCTGGACAgggaggtgctgctgctgctgcagggacCGAGCCCCGAACACATGGCTCTGGAGTTCAGGAGCCTCCTCAGCAAACTG AAAAGAGATTTCAGAGAGGAAACGGTCTCTGTCTTGTCATCAGTCAGAAGTTTGCTAGACAACGACGGGCAGCCAGAGGGCAGTGCTGACTCCAGCCTTCAg ACGGTGCAGGCCGAGCTGGACGCGAGGAGGGCGGACTGGGCCGTCAGCCTGGACCAGCTGGCCCAGTACGCGGACTCGCTGGAGAAAGAGCTGATCAAGATGGCCAGCAACATGAGGAGGTCCCGCACTGAGATCCTGCACCTTTCAGTCAG GGTGCAGGAGCAGGAGAACCAGAAGCGGCAGCTGTGcgaggagctggagcagctgaggACTCCTCAGGACAGCAGAGAGGCCTCCTGCCAGACGCCTGAGCCGGAGCAAGAG CCCGGAGAAGACTTGGACTGGGACGAGGAGTTTGCCCTCCAGGACTTCCTGAAGAGTGAGATAGCGGAGAGGAATTACCGAGTGCAGGACGGGCGAACGGACACCCGGCACGAGGAGAAGACGGACGGGCTAACAGagcgaggagacgaggaggaaggggaagagagGTGGACGGTGGTGGACACTGGTGGAGAGGGAGAAGTGCGGGACACGTCCACTcctctttctgtcctctctgcGGAGGCCCAGGCGAGGCAGAATGCAGTAGGACAGGGCCAAG attctgcaGCCTGCCCTGATTCAGAGCTGGAGGTGAGCTGTCAGCCTTTGCAG gaAGAGGCAAAGGTGCCACTGAACACCCACTCACAAGCTGTCAGCACTGGGCACCAAGAGACGGACGCTCTCCCTGATCCAGCCCACTCAGAGAACAACA ACGCAGAGATCGTTGAGGCTTCACAGTCTCTTTCCGGTGGTTCATCCCACCATGACCTGAGCACCTCACCAGAGCAAAACTGCACCGTCACGCCCGAGAAATCCCCTCCCAGGGCGGCCGAGACAGCACCAGCCTGCAACGCGTCACCTGGACCAGATGAGACCATCACTCAAAGTGGGAG CCCCCAGCCGACCAGTGACGAccgccgaggaggaggaggaggaggaggaggagagaagagagaagaggccGACTCGACAACAGGCAACATGAATTTTACAAAG AGCCTGAGCCAGGACCAGCTAGCAGACAGAACAGGAGCGGAGGACAG cACGAGCCTACTGCCTGTGttggtggaagaggaggagggagtgcaGGACACAACTGAGGCACCAGCAGTAGCGATCAGCATGGCAG GGACCGACAGGCTCGCCGGCAGCGGAGCGACTCCCCTCTCTGATGGTAACTCCCCTCAGTCTGTGACTGGTCCGACCGTCCCACGCACCGGCCAGTCCAGGAGCGGCGTGGAGGGCGCAGCCTCTGACACGAGCCAATCAGACGACAGTACTGCAGGGGGGCAGGTGGCCTCTGGAGCCAGAAAGGACTCCCTGTCCCTTCgcagcaaaaataaaagggAACTG GAGCTGTCGCGTAGCATGGAGGCCATCGAGGAGCACAAGGTGCAGGAGGACCTGAGTGAGACCAGCATGACCACCGAGAAGGAAA CTGAGACGTCGGTGATTTCTGACACCAGTGACTCCTACAGAGAGGACAGCAACAG CTTGTCACCAACTGACAAGGAAATTGAG ACGGAGTTCCAGCGTCTGTCGCTGGGCTTCAAGTGTGACATGTTCACCCTGGAGAAGAGGCTGCGGCTGGAGGAGCGGTCCCGGGACCTGGCCGAGGAGAACGTCCGCAGGGAGGTGTCCAGCTGCCAGGGCCTgctgcag GCACTGATCCCTCTGTGCGAAGATGACAACCAGTCCATGGAGATCATCCAGAGGCTCCAGAAGAACCTGGATATCCTCATCCAGTCCATGACCAGGGTGTCCAGCCGCTCCGAAATGCTGGGAGCCATtcaccag GAGAGTCGTATCGGCAAGGCGGTGGAGGTGATGATCCAGCACGTGGAGAACCTGAGGAGGATGTACACCAAGGAGCACGCAGAGCTGCTCGAGCTGCGAGAGGCCCTCATGCAGAATGAGCGGTCCTTCGGCTCGCAAACCGAAAGAG ATGACTTCAGAGGCAAGAAGCCATCGTCATCACAGTACTACAAG ACTTCAGCCCGGCGGGTTAGTATCGCAGCGATCCCGCGCTCCAGTGGAGGCAACACAATCTTTGACATG TCCAAAACACAAGACACCTCAGATGccgagacagagagactgaccAGGAGATCTCCCTG TCCCAGCCCAGCTTCCAGCCCCACGGTTTCTGACCCAGTAATGACCCCGTCTCTGTCCCAGAGCCTGACGTCTTCCCGGGCAGCCGCGGCAGCAGCGGTAGCCAGAGGTGGCAGGGGACTCTGGCTGTGGTTGGCCATGGTGGTGGTACTGGCAG GTCTCCTGGCTCTGCTGGCCAGCCTGGTGATGCAGCCGGCAGTGGATGCTGCCCCTGTGGGGACTGGGGACTCCTGGATGACCATCCAGCAGCTGCTGTGGCCCTACACAGGGCTGCGGCACAACGGACAGCCCCCCGTCTAG